From Paraburkholderia sabiae, a single genomic window includes:
- a CDS encoding MaoC family dehydratase, translated as MAIKGVEIGQEFRFAKTVGEADVTLFAGLTGDFSDTHINEQYMQEKSSIGTRIAHGALLVGYMSTASTISIAHVIHRTDIDEFPVSAGYDRIRFIRPVLLGDTVTVIYKVAEIDEEKRRSTADMEVVNQRGEVVAAGRHIMKWAKKLSSK; from the coding sequence ATGGCCATCAAGGGCGTGGAGATCGGGCAGGAATTCAGGTTCGCCAAGACGGTTGGCGAAGCGGACGTCACGCTGTTCGCCGGATTGACGGGCGACTTCAGCGATACCCACATCAACGAGCAGTACATGCAGGAGAAGTCGTCGATCGGCACGCGCATCGCGCACGGCGCGCTGCTGGTCGGCTACATGTCGACGGCGTCGACCATCAGCATCGCGCACGTGATCCATCGCACGGATATCGACGAGTTTCCCGTGTCGGCCGGATACGACCGCATTCGCTTCATTCGCCCCGTGCTGCTTGGCGATACCGTCACGGTGATCTACAAGGTCGCCGAAATCGACGAGGAGAAGCGCCGCAGTACGGCCGACATGGAGGTCGTGAACCAGCGCGGCGAAGTCGTGGCGGCGGGCCGTCACATCATGAAGTGGGCGAAGAAGCTTTCGTCGAAGTAA
- a CDS encoding aromatic ring-hydroxylating dioxygenase subunit alpha: MFLKNAWYVAAWDAEVTHALMSVTILGEPVVLYRREDGTPVALEDACPHRKLPLSMGRLIGDHVECGYHGLTFDCEGACVRAPGSPRIPPGAKVRSYPLAERYGLLWIWMGNAEEADPSTIVQIGEWGDPAWGVNRGDVMTVACHYLYVTDNLLDPSHVAWVHPSSFGNAACEAEPLRTEVAANGVTVSRWMRDVDVAPFYAQFVRFDGRCDRKQHYEVRFPSHAIIKAIFTPSGTGGDDAPPHADVFLMNSYNFMTPVDESNTRYYWFQTRNFAPDDEQVSRQFDADVRHAFEEDRVVLTAVHAGMKNARTPNIDLAIDAGPLRFRRALAQMIEREQQASVATAPVYVVSRQRAEH, encoded by the coding sequence ATGTTTCTGAAGAACGCATGGTACGTCGCAGCATGGGACGCAGAGGTCACGCACGCGCTGATGTCCGTGACGATTCTGGGCGAACCCGTCGTGTTGTATCGACGTGAAGACGGCACGCCTGTCGCGCTGGAAGATGCTTGTCCGCATCGCAAGCTGCCGCTGTCGATGGGGCGATTGATCGGCGATCACGTCGAATGCGGCTATCACGGTCTCACGTTCGACTGCGAAGGCGCATGCGTGCGTGCGCCCGGCAGTCCGCGCATTCCGCCCGGTGCGAAAGTGCGCAGCTATCCGCTCGCCGAGCGCTACGGTCTGCTGTGGATCTGGATGGGCAATGCGGAAGAAGCGGACCCGTCGACGATCGTCCAGATCGGCGAATGGGGCGATCCTGCATGGGGCGTGAATCGCGGCGACGTGATGACGGTCGCGTGCCACTACCTGTACGTGACGGACAATCTGCTCGATCCGTCGCATGTCGCGTGGGTGCATCCGTCGTCGTTCGGCAATGCCGCGTGCGAAGCCGAGCCGCTGAGAACAGAGGTCGCTGCGAATGGCGTCACGGTGTCGCGCTGGATGCGCGATGTGGACGTCGCGCCGTTCTACGCGCAGTTTGTGCGCTTCGATGGGCGCTGCGATCGCAAGCAGCATTACGAAGTGCGTTTCCCGTCGCACGCGATCATCAAGGCGATCTTCACGCCGTCGGGAACGGGTGGCGACGATGCGCCGCCTCATGCAGACGTGTTCCTGATGAACTCGTATAACTTCATGACGCCCGTCGACGAATCGAATACGCGCTACTACTGGTTTCAGACGCGCAACTTCGCTCCCGACGACGAGCAGGTGTCGCGCCAGTTCGACGCAGACGTGCGCCACGCATTCGAAGAGGACCGCGTCGTGTTGACGGCCGTTCACGCGGGCATGAAGAACGCACGCACGCCGAACATCGATCTCGCGATCGATGCAGGACCGCTGCGCTTCCGTCGTGCGCTTGCGCAGATGATCGAGCGCGAGCAGCAAGCGTCTGTCGCGACTGCGCCTGTGTATGTCGTCAGCCGGCAGCGCGCGGAGCATTGA
- a CDS encoding LacI family DNA-binding transcriptional regulator, whose translation MSKATVSRFINSPEIVSPSVRERIQVAIDHLGWVPHAAARALATQRTGTIGAVVPTLANEHFATAIQVLQDELEEKGYTLLLGCSEYDLQREYRQVRKMLERGVDAIAVVGEGHHPDLYPLLEQRDVPCVSTFTFAPKHQSVCVGVDNYRAFYDATKYLLDLGHRRIAMIAQNADTNDRAAARREGVRVALAEHGIAIHPAHMAEGYWGVHEGRKLFGQIMAAPIEPPTAIVCGNGSFATGAMLEAMAAGYDVPGHLSLIGFDDFEVMAELPIPITTVRVPSAEIGRRTADLLIAQLNGETDPQSIECEATLIVRESCARPRSG comes from the coding sequence GTGTCGAAAGCGACGGTCTCGCGTTTCATCAACTCGCCGGAAATCGTGTCGCCGAGCGTGCGCGAACGCATTCAGGTCGCCATCGATCATCTCGGCTGGGTGCCGCATGCCGCCGCCCGCGCGCTCGCCACGCAGCGCACGGGCACGATCGGCGCGGTCGTGCCCACGCTCGCCAACGAGCACTTCGCGACGGCCATTCAGGTCTTGCAGGACGAACTCGAAGAAAAGGGTTATACGCTGCTGCTCGGCTGCTCCGAATACGATTTGCAGCGCGAATACCGGCAGGTTCGCAAGATGCTCGAACGCGGCGTCGATGCGATTGCCGTGGTCGGCGAAGGACATCATCCCGATCTCTATCCGCTACTAGAACAACGCGACGTGCCGTGCGTCAGCACCTTCACGTTCGCGCCGAAACATCAATCGGTCTGCGTGGGCGTCGACAACTATCGCGCGTTTTACGACGCGACGAAGTATCTGCTCGACCTCGGTCATCGGCGTATCGCGATGATCGCGCAAAACGCCGATACCAACGACCGTGCCGCCGCGCGTCGCGAAGGCGTGCGGGTCGCGCTCGCGGAACACGGCATCGCGATTCATCCCGCGCATATGGCGGAAGGCTATTGGGGCGTGCACGAAGGCCGCAAGCTCTTCGGCCAGATCATGGCCGCACCGATCGAGCCGCCGACGGCCATCGTGTGCGGCAACGGATCGTTCGCGACGGGCGCGATGCTCGAAGCGATGGCAGCGGGCTATGACGTGCCCGGCCATCTGAGCCTGATCGGTTTCGACGATTTCGAAGTGATGGCCGAACTGCCGATTCCCATCACGACCGTGCGCGTACCGAGCGCGGAGATCGGCAGACGCACGGCGGATCTGCTGATTGCGCAGCTCAATGGCGAGACAGATCCGCAGAGTATCGAGTGCGAAGCGACGCTGATCGTGCGAGAGTCTTGCGCGCGGCCTCGTTCCGGCTGA
- a CDS encoding FAD-binding oxidoreductase: MNAVAEQAERSAASGFRRFRVNGRQQESASIVSFELVPADGAAPLPFIAGQFVTLRLPISSGERLLRTYSLSGDPADATRWRISVKRESARDDAPEGRGSSYLHEHVHVGDELELAGPLGAFVCGSDTTRPVVLMSGGVGLTPLVSMLHRLRAMDGTRRVHFIHACENGAVHAFRREVEAVAAAHPNVLAHFCYRQPLEEDRIAGHFHSEGLLSRETLQSLLPLDDYEVYLCGPPAFMQANWRLLRSLGVARERIHYEFFGPATVLDEDLDVPAPVRRVDTTARGTATVRFSPQDEPVAWDPACASLLEFAEQHGHEPAFSCRIGICNTCVTRLVDGEVEYTETPLEPPAEGSVLLCCAKPSGSVTLALSDDANTFD, translated from the coding sequence ATGAACGCGGTGGCGGAACAGGCAGAACGAAGCGCAGCGTCGGGCTTCAGACGCTTTCGCGTGAACGGACGCCAGCAGGAGAGTGCGTCGATCGTTTCATTCGAACTCGTGCCCGCCGATGGCGCCGCGCCGCTGCCGTTTATCGCAGGACAGTTCGTGACGTTGCGCCTTCCGATATCGTCGGGAGAAAGGCTGTTGCGCACTTACAGTCTGTCGGGCGATCCCGCCGACGCGACGCGCTGGCGCATCTCCGTCAAGCGCGAGTCCGCCCGCGACGATGCGCCCGAGGGGCGCGGATCGTCGTATCTGCACGAGCACGTCCACGTCGGCGACGAACTCGAACTGGCCGGTCCGTTGGGCGCTTTCGTGTGCGGCAGCGACACGACGCGGCCCGTCGTGCTGATGAGCGGCGGCGTCGGGCTGACACCGCTCGTCAGCATGCTGCATCGGCTGCGCGCAATGGACGGCACGCGTCGCGTGCACTTCATTCACGCATGCGAAAACGGCGCTGTGCACGCGTTTCGCCGTGAAGTGGAGGCGGTGGCGGCTGCACATCCGAACGTGCTCGCGCACTTCTGCTATCGGCAGCCTTTGGAGGAAGACCGGATCGCCGGGCATTTTCATAGCGAAGGTCTGCTGTCGCGCGAGACGTTGCAGAGCCTGTTGCCGCTCGACGACTACGAGGTCTATCTATGTGGCCCGCCCGCGTTCATGCAGGCGAACTGGCGCTTGCTGCGCAGTCTCGGCGTCGCGCGCGAACGCATCCACTATGAGTTCTTCGGTCCTGCAACGGTGCTCGATGAGGACCTCGACGTGCCCGCACCTGTGCGTCGCGTCGACACGACTGCAAGGGGCACAGCGACGGTCCGCTTCAGTCCGCAAGACGAACCTGTCGCATGGGATCCCGCCTGTGCGTCGCTGCTGGAATTCGCCGAGCAACACGGCCATGAACCGGCATTCAGCTGCCGTATCGGCATCTGCAATACGTGCGTGACGCGCCTTGTCGACGGAGAAGTTGAATACACGGAAACGCCGCTCGAACCGCCCGCGGAAGGATCGGTCTTGCTATGCTGCGCGAAGCCGTCAGGGAGCGTAACGTTGGCGCTTTCCGATGACGCGAACACGTTTGATTGA
- a CDS encoding LysR substrate-binding domain-containing protein, with the protein MTTNSFPPLRALQVFEAVGRCGGVTEAARRLGISAGAVSQQIKLLEDTLGLHLTEKDGKRLRLTAIGRQYHESCAAAFESLRVAHAEIERAKNLRNLSVSALPSLLSKWLAPRMLEWQSQHADLSVYLDGTHTEPSPDGYDIDFRISYGERIANVDNSVELFRDCVVPVCSPRLLADAPLATPAALLRYPLISVDWRPKFASPPSWREWLIANDVDCSALDENRQVFSLSSVAIQAAIDGYGFVLAQSSMVCDDLAAGRLVMPFALGLSLPWPYFLTWKPNAFDRPHCRSFHRWLVTRGKEQQQLNDTMCSVIA; encoded by the coding sequence ATGACGACGAACAGCTTTCCTCCCTTGCGCGCGCTGCAGGTCTTCGAAGCAGTCGGCCGATGCGGCGGCGTTACGGAAGCGGCGCGGCGGCTCGGCATCTCCGCGGGCGCGGTGAGCCAGCAGATCAAACTGCTCGAAGACACACTCGGCCTGCACCTTACGGAAAAAGACGGCAAGCGTCTGCGTCTGACGGCGATCGGGCGCCAGTATCACGAAAGCTGCGCGGCTGCGTTCGAAAGCCTGCGTGTCGCGCATGCGGAAATCGAACGCGCGAAGAACCTGCGCAATCTCAGCGTCAGCGCACTGCCTTCGCTACTGTCGAAATGGCTCGCGCCGCGCATGCTCGAATGGCAAAGCCAGCATGCCGATCTGAGCGTGTATCTCGACGGCACGCACACGGAGCCGTCGCCCGATGGCTACGACATCGACTTTCGTATCAGCTATGGCGAACGTATTGCGAACGTCGACAATTCCGTCGAGCTGTTTCGCGATTGCGTGGTGCCTGTGTGCAGTCCGCGTCTGCTTGCCGATGCGCCGCTCGCGACGCCCGCCGCATTGCTCCGCTATCCGCTGATCTCGGTGGACTGGCGGCCCAAGTTCGCGTCGCCGCCTTCATGGCGCGAGTGGCTGATCGCCAATGACGTGGATTGCAGCGCGCTGGATGAGAACCGTCAGGTGTTCTCGCTGTCGAGCGTCGCGATTCAGGCAGCCATCGACGGCTATGGCTTCGTGCTCGCGCAAAGCTCGATGGTCTGCGACGATCTCGCCGCAGGCCGTCTCGTGATGCCGTTTGCGCTCGGCCTGTCGTTACCGTGGCCGTACTTCCTCACGTGGAAGCCGAACGCGTTCGACCGGCCGCATTGCCGCAGTTTTCATCGCTGGCTCGTGACGCGCGGCAAGGAACAGCAGCAACTCAACGACACGATGTGCAGCGTGATCGCGTGA
- a CDS encoding DUF2817 domain-containing protein: MKIGFPVEPGFDTLRNHFLQAAQAAGATLTTYAHPLKGPKGETLATDVAWLGNPDARRVLMTLSGTHGVEGYYGSTCQTQWLHELATQKLPDDVAVLMVHLINPWGTAWVRRVNEDNVDLNRNYVDFGAALPVNARYEELHEIYTCRDIDGPQRQHADALLAKQIEALGWSGVQSIVGAGQYVHADGLFFGGQQATWSNRTLREIAARFLKPAQVAIAFDLHTGAGAFGHPMLMSITQSAYPGLADAQRLYGSWLYTLLTGADAAVSETGVVAQATGYTSQAMLNALPDTHLLQLVIECGTYPEAPMHTALRDDHWLHLYGDPHDARGRAISRALFESFMPADEDWHELVWTRTRQIWTRALAALPGITPTQP, encoded by the coding sequence ATGAAGATCGGCTTTCCCGTCGAACCCGGTTTCGACACGCTACGCAATCATTTCCTGCAAGCGGCGCAAGCGGCAGGCGCAACCCTCACGACTTACGCGCATCCGCTGAAAGGGCCGAAAGGCGAGACACTCGCGACGGACGTCGCGTGGCTCGGCAACCCCGACGCGCGCCGCGTGCTGATGACGCTGTCGGGCACGCATGGCGTCGAGGGCTATTACGGCTCGACGTGCCAGACGCAATGGCTGCACGAACTCGCGACGCAAAAGCTTCCCGACGACGTCGCCGTGCTGATGGTGCATCTGATCAACCCGTGGGGCACCGCGTGGGTGCGTCGCGTGAACGAAGACAACGTCGACCTGAATCGCAACTACGTCGATTTCGGCGCAGCACTGCCCGTCAATGCGCGCTACGAAGAGCTGCATGAAATCTATACGTGCCGCGATATCGACGGACCGCAACGGCAGCACGCCGATGCGCTGCTGGCGAAGCAGATCGAAGCGCTGGGCTGGTCGGGCGTGCAGTCGATCGTTGGCGCGGGGCAGTACGTTCACGCCGATGGCCTCTTCTTTGGCGGCCAGCAGGCCACCTGGTCGAACCGCACGCTGCGCGAGATCGCCGCGCGTTTTCTGAAGCCGGCGCAGGTAGCGATTGCGTTCGACCTGCATACGGGCGCGGGCGCATTCGGCCATCCGATGCTGATGTCGATTACGCAATCGGCCTATCCCGGCCTCGCCGATGCGCAGCGCCTGTATGGGTCGTGGCTCTATACGCTGCTCACGGGTGCCGATGCCGCCGTGAGCGAAACCGGTGTGGTCGCGCAAGCAACGGGCTACACGTCGCAGGCCATGTTGAATGCGCTGCCCGACACGCATCTGCTGCAACTCGTGATCGAATGTGGCACGTATCCGGAAGCGCCGATGCACACTGCGCTGCGCGACGATCACTGGCTGCATCTGTACGGCGATCCGCACGATGCGCGAGGCCGCGCGATCAGCCGCGCGCTGTTCGAGTCTTTCATGCCCGCCGACGAAGACTGGCACGAACTGGTGTGGACGCGTACGCGCCAGATCTGGACGCGGGCGCTCGCCGCATTGCCGGGTATCACGCCTACGCAACCGTAG